One genomic window of Paenibacillus xylanilyticus includes the following:
- the licT gene encoding BglG family transcription antiterminator LicT, with translation MKITRIINNNVVCAVNERRQEMMLLGSGIGFQKKKGDNVDTVKIEKEFFLKSKNVSGKLYALLAQIPMEYIRVSDSIIQYAKQSLDKELNENIYLTLTDHINFAVARYNQGMNFNNALLSEIKAFYSNEFRVAMKARDMINEEFNISLPEDEAGFIALHIVNAELGSDMEETMKITQFIHKVLNIIRYQFNIRFNESSLHYSRLVTHLKFFAYRLFNNTVVKSGDSDFLHIIKEKYVQEYQCSLRIAQLIRVDYGKELTEDELVYLTVHIKRVIDEEKD, from the coding sequence ATGAAGATCACACGAATTATTAACAATAATGTCGTCTGTGCAGTGAATGAAAGACGCCAGGAGATGATGCTTTTAGGCAGTGGCATTGGTTTTCAGAAGAAAAAGGGAGACAATGTGGACACAGTCAAGATTGAAAAAGAATTTTTTCTGAAATCCAAAAATGTATCAGGCAAATTATATGCCCTGCTGGCACAAATCCCGATGGAATATATTCGTGTGTCCGACAGTATTATTCAATACGCCAAGCAGTCCTTAGACAAGGAACTTAATGAAAATATATATCTGACGTTAACGGATCATATTAATTTTGCTGTGGCGCGTTATAATCAGGGGATGAATTTTAATAATGCTTTGTTGTCTGAAATTAAAGCGTTTTACTCCAATGAATTTCGTGTAGCCATGAAAGCTCGGGATATGATTAATGAAGAATTTAATATCTCGCTGCCTGAAGATGAGGCTGGATTCATTGCGCTTCATATTGTTAATGCTGAACTGGGTTCCGATATGGAAGAAACCATGAAGATAACGCAGTTTATTCATAAAGTCTTGAATATTATTCGATATCAGTTTAATATTCGTTTCAATGAAAGCTCGCTCCATTATTCCAGACTTGTTACTCATTTGAAGTTTTTCGCGTATCGCTTGTTTAATAATACCGTTGTAAAAAGTGGCGATAGTGATTTTCTCCATATTATTAAAGAAAAATACGTGCAAGAATATCAATGTAGTCTCCGTATTGCGCAGCTGATTCGAGTTGACTACGGAAAAGAACTGACGGAAGATGAATTGGTGTATTTAACGGTTCATATCAAAAGGGTTATTGATGAAGAGAAGGATTGA
- a CDS encoding beta-glucoside-specific PTS transporter subunit IIABC — translation MKHESTAAEILKLVGGEKNVDSVTHCATRLRFNLKDEKVANDEALKNVQGVVGVASSGGQYQVIIGNEVNNVYKALTQLGNFGSKNDAPSVKKGKLTTLLDTISGIFTPILPAMIGCAMIKAVLLILKTFDLVDLDGQFNTIMTFIGDAAYYFLPMLLAWSAAVKLKANVGFALTIAGVLLHPTFAALMTAGEPITFLGLPVTSATYTSSVIPIILAVWILSYVERFAEKYSPSVIKSILKPLIVILVMAPLTLIVLGPIGAIAGNYLASAVSFVNTHAGWLVSGIIGGAFPFLIMTGMHYSLGPVVLTAYAQTKTDSIVGPGMLVHNISQGAAALAVALRTKNKAFKQVAYSTSITSLLGITEPALFGVNLRLKKPLIAVIVGGAVAGIYVGLFGVARSALGIAGIATLPAFITYHPWNLVHAAIGCVIAFVVTFLMTLILGFEDVPEDGKTQDSQEKSPTTNRVTVADVSERVLTAPLTGKVLELSTIKDEAFASGAMGKGVAIEPTVGKLVAPADGVVSAVFPTSHAIGISTKNGAELLIHIGMNTVKLKGEHFKVYVQEGDEVKAGDLLIEFDTNAIASKGYDLTTPIIVTNSDDFVDVISTDKASIAIGEKLIKII, via the coding sequence ATGAAACATGAAAGCACAGCCGCCGAGATTTTAAAGCTGGTCGGTGGAGAGAAAAATGTAGACAGTGTAACGCACTGTGCTACCAGGCTGCGATTTAATCTAAAGGACGAGAAGGTCGCGAATGATGAAGCTTTAAAAAATGTACAAGGTGTTGTGGGTGTTGCCAGCAGCGGTGGGCAGTATCAGGTTATTATTGGTAACGAGGTAAACAATGTGTATAAAGCGTTGACCCAGCTGGGGAACTTCGGAAGCAAAAATGATGCTCCATCAGTGAAAAAAGGGAAACTGACTACGCTTCTGGACACCATCTCCGGTATCTTTACACCCATTCTGCCAGCCATGATTGGTTGCGCCATGATCAAAGCCGTTCTGCTTATCTTAAAAACATTCGATCTCGTTGATCTGGATGGACAGTTTAATACCATCATGACCTTTATCGGTGATGCAGCTTATTACTTCTTGCCGATGCTGCTTGCCTGGAGTGCGGCAGTTAAGCTTAAGGCTAACGTAGGATTTGCGTTAACGATCGCAGGTGTGCTGCTGCATCCCACCTTTGCAGCGTTGATGACTGCAGGTGAGCCAATCACGTTCTTGGGGCTGCCAGTCACTTCTGCGACGTACACTTCGTCGGTCATACCCATTATTCTAGCGGTTTGGATTTTGTCCTATGTCGAACGCTTTGCCGAAAAGTATTCTCCTTCGGTCATTAAATCCATTCTTAAACCATTGATCGTGATTCTGGTTATGGCGCCACTAACGTTGATCGTGCTCGGTCCGATCGGTGCAATCGCGGGTAACTATCTTGCGTCAGCTGTTTCATTTGTCAATACACATGCAGGATGGTTGGTTTCTGGTATTATCGGCGGAGCCTTCCCTTTCCTGATTATGACAGGTATGCATTATAGCTTGGGACCTGTGGTGCTCACTGCGTATGCACAGACTAAGACGGATAGTATCGTTGGCCCAGGTATGCTTGTACACAATATTTCTCAGGGTGCAGCTGCCCTTGCAGTCGCTTTGAGAACGAAAAATAAAGCGTTCAAACAGGTTGCATATTCTACCAGCATAACTTCATTACTCGGAATTACCGAGCCCGCCTTGTTTGGTGTAAATCTACGCTTGAAAAAGCCATTGATCGCTGTAATCGTTGGTGGCGCTGTAGCCGGTATTTATGTTGGATTGTTCGGTGTAGCTCGATCGGCTCTCGGAATTGCAGGTATAGCTACGCTGCCGGCATTTATCACGTATCATCCATGGAATCTGGTTCATGCGGCCATTGGTTGTGTGATTGCATTTGTAGTTACCTTCTTAATGACTCTTATCTTGGGATTTGAAGATGTACCTGAGGATGGAAAGACTCAAGATTCACAAGAAAAATCTCCTACAACTAATCGTGTGACTGTTGCTGACGTTTCGGAACGTGTTCTTACTGCACCATTAACAGGAAAAGTTTTAGAGTTATCAACGATAAAAGATGAAGCATTTGCATCGGGGGCGATGGGAAAAGGTGTTGCCATTGAGCCTACGGTTGGGAAACTTGTGGCACCTGCTGATGGCGTCGTATCTGCAGTGTTTCCTACTTCTCATGCGATCGGCATTAGTACCAAGAATGGTGCTGAACTTCTGATTCATATCGGTATGAATACCGTGAAACTGAAAGGGGAGCATTTCAAGGTTTATGTCCAAGAAGGTGATGAAGTAAAAGCTGGAGATTTACTCATTGAATTTGATACAAATGCAATTGCATCTAAAGGATACGATCTGACTACACCGATTATTGTTACGAATTCAGATGATTTCGTAGATGTGATCAGCACGGACAAAGCATCCATTGCGATTGGTGAGAAACTCATCAAGATTATTTAA
- a CDS encoding glycoside hydrolase family 1 protein: MNNKNGFPDSFMWGGATAANQYEGAWNLDGKKASTADMMTGGTHTVPRRITITTEEGVHYPSHEAVDFYHHYKEDIRLFAEMGFRCYRMSIAWSRIFPNGDDATPNEAGLQFYDNVFNELKKYNIEPIVTISHYEAPFALTKKFNAWASREMIDCYVKYCDAIFNRYQDVVKYWITFNEINSLIVPAGAYLAGGLLVDKDGGVFNNTSVDSTQMRFQALHHQFVASAKAVKLAHEINPDFKLGCMINYSHGYGSTCRPEDMLQALRMDQINNMMSSDVQVRGEYPDFAKRYFEEKNIHIQMAEGDEEILKQGCVDFYSFSYYKSHVVGTRPEGDETQGNVFGGYKNPYLKATDWGWQIDPVGLRYVLNHVYDRYRIPMMVVENGLGAVDVVEEDGTINDTYRIEFLRAHIEQMREAVRDGVNLIGYTAWGCIDIVSASTGEMAKRYGFIHVDKDNEGKGTLKRSKKNSFYWYKKVIETNGQDLSWE, translated from the coding sequence ATGAATAATAAAAATGGTTTCCCGGACTCATTTATGTGGGGCGGTGCAACAGCGGCGAATCAATATGAAGGTGCTTGGAATCTTGACGGTAAAAAGGCGAGTACCGCCGATATGATGACGGGAGGAACCCATACGGTTCCCCGTCGCATTACCATAACGACTGAAGAGGGAGTTCATTATCCTTCTCATGAAGCGGTAGATTTTTACCATCATTACAAGGAAGATATCCGTTTGTTCGCAGAGATGGGGTTCCGCTGCTACAGAATGTCCATTGCATGGTCCAGAATCTTCCCTAACGGAGACGATGCGACCCCAAATGAAGCTGGTCTCCAATTTTACGACAATGTGTTTAATGAACTGAAAAAGTATAATATTGAACCGATCGTTACGATTTCCCATTATGAAGCTCCATTTGCTTTAACTAAGAAATTCAACGCTTGGGCTTCCAGGGAAATGATCGATTGTTACGTGAAGTATTGCGACGCCATCTTTAATCGTTACCAAGATGTGGTGAAGTATTGGATCACATTCAACGAGATCAATAGTCTTATTGTTCCGGCAGGTGCCTACTTGGCAGGAGGACTTCTGGTTGATAAAGATGGCGGTGTATTTAACAATACATCAGTAGACAGCACGCAGATGAGATTTCAAGCGCTGCACCATCAATTCGTGGCGAGTGCCAAAGCGGTCAAACTTGCGCATGAGATCAATCCAGACTTCAAACTAGGCTGCATGATCAATTACAGTCATGGCTACGGAAGTACATGCAGACCGGAAGATATGTTACAAGCGCTGAGAATGGATCAAATCAACAACATGATGAGCAGCGATGTGCAAGTTAGAGGGGAATACCCTGACTTTGCGAAGCGATACTTTGAAGAGAAAAATATTCATATACAAATGGCCGAAGGCGATGAGGAAATTCTGAAACAAGGCTGTGTGGATTTCTACAGCTTCAGCTACTACAAATCTCATGTGGTAGGTACACGACCAGAGGGGGATGAAACCCAAGGTAACGTTTTCGGTGGATACAAAAATCCATATCTGAAAGCCACAGACTGGGGTTGGCAGATCGATCCGGTTGGACTCCGGTACGTGCTGAACCATGTATATGATCGGTATCGCATCCCGATGATGGTTGTAGAGAACGGCCTGGGTGCAGTTGATGTCGTTGAAGAGGATGGCACCATTAACGATACGTACCGAATTGAGTTTTTACGGGCTCACATTGAACAAATGAGAGAAGCAGTCCGTGACGGCGTTAACCTGATCGGTTACACAGCCTGGGGCTGCATTGATATTGTTAGTGCTTCCACGGGTGAAATGGCCAAGCGCTATGGCTTCATACACGTGGACAAGGATAACGAAGGCAAAGGCACGCTGAAGAGAAGCAAAAAGAACAGCTTCTACTGGTATAAAAAAGTGATTGAAACCAATGGACAGGATTTGAGCTGGGAGTAA
- a CDS encoding tyrosine-type recombinase/integrase → MISEEIQEQYADELEAFHIWMKDAGYTGHTVKSYTGDVAEFLSSIQGKSLEQVKKLHVLSFLSRARERGVSDATRNRKHAAVNCFFKSLIELEVLTNNPASGIKKSKTEKNRAPVFLDESGLERFLQSVEGKYRTRNLAIFLLMGYMGLRVGEVHALNCKDYNAERRTLDVFGKGRKWRTLPVPEMVAELLTLAVEERLSPWRAKEEALFVSQKGKRLSIRSIQLISTETFERFQQESPTHQRLHYSSHKLRHSFATMMLRRGADLRTVQELLGHASIQTTTVYTHVTSREKEEAMALLDVKLPEFASEK, encoded by the coding sequence ATGATAAGCGAGGAAATTCAGGAGCAATACGCTGATGAGCTTGAAGCTTTTCACATATGGATGAAAGACGCCGGTTACACGGGACACACTGTAAAATCATACACGGGTGACGTCGCCGAATTTCTCTCTTCTATTCAAGGAAAGTCACTGGAGCAGGTGAAGAAGCTGCATGTCCTGTCATTTCTGTCACGTGCCCGCGAACGGGGAGTTAGTGATGCGACAAGAAATCGCAAACATGCAGCGGTAAATTGCTTCTTCAAGTCGCTGATTGAATTGGAAGTGTTAACGAATAATCCCGCGTCAGGAATCAAAAAATCCAAAACCGAGAAAAATCGGGCGCCCGTCTTTCTGGATGAAAGCGGTCTGGAACGATTCCTGCAATCGGTAGAAGGGAAATATCGTACACGCAATCTTGCGATCTTTCTGTTAATGGGTTATATGGGATTGCGGGTTGGTGAAGTCCATGCGCTCAACTGTAAGGACTATAATGCGGAGCGGCGCACGCTGGATGTCTTCGGTAAAGGCCGTAAATGGCGTACACTCCCTGTTCCGGAGATGGTTGCGGAGCTGTTAACCTTGGCTGTAGAAGAGCGTTTGTCTCCATGGCGGGCGAAGGAAGAAGCTTTGTTTGTTTCGCAAAAAGGGAAGCGGCTATCCATTCGCAGTATTCAGCTCATATCAACGGAAACCTTCGAACGTTTTCAACAGGAGTCTCCGACACATCAGCGTCTGCACTATTCCAGTCATAAGCTGCGGCACTCATTCGCAACCATGATGCTGCGGCGCGGCGCCGATCTGCGTACGGTTCAGGAATTGCTCGGTCACGCATCGATTCAAACCACAACCGTTTATACACACGTCACCAGCCGGGAGAAGGAAGAGGCGATGGCTCTGCTTGACGTCAAACTTCCGGAGTTTGCAAGTGAAAAGTAA
- a CDS encoding L-lactate dehydrogenase has product MVNSAMLKPSRVVIIGMGAVGTTTGYTLMLRQRSSELVFVDVNHDKATGEMLDMNHGLPFTGGVKVWAGDYSDCKDADIIIITAGASQKPGETRIDLLKKNASIFKDIIERITEVNSHGILLIATNPVDILSYTSWKQSGWPASRVIGSGTLLDSARFRYLIGKNKGIDPRSIHAHIIGEHGDSEVPVWSLANVAGTDLELDEETQQDIFDRTKNAAYEIINAKGATSYAIALALDRIVAAILGNEGSVLNVSTLLEDYNGVSDVYLGVPCVVDRNGVREILPLPLNEAEKVAFQASANKLKEQIEGLE; this is encoded by the coding sequence ATGGTAAACAGTGCAATGCTTAAACCAAGTCGCGTAGTCATTATTGGCATGGGCGCGGTGGGAACAACAACGGGATATACGCTGATGTTAAGGCAGCGCTCATCCGAGTTGGTATTTGTGGATGTGAATCATGATAAGGCCACAGGCGAAATGCTGGATATGAACCACGGGCTTCCATTTACCGGAGGTGTCAAAGTATGGGCTGGTGACTACTCGGACTGCAAAGACGCAGACATCATTATCATTACAGCCGGGGCCTCCCAGAAGCCGGGTGAAACCCGCATTGATCTGCTCAAGAAAAATGCCAGCATATTTAAAGATATCATTGAACGTATTACCGAAGTGAACTCTCATGGCATTTTGCTCATAGCCACCAATCCTGTAGACATTTTATCTTATACATCCTGGAAACAGAGCGGCTGGCCTGCTTCACGGGTAATTGGCTCCGGTACCTTACTCGACAGCGCCCGCTTCCGCTACCTGATTGGTAAAAACAAAGGCATTGATCCCCGCAGCATTCATGCACACATCATTGGGGAACATGGTGATTCCGAAGTACCTGTATGGAGTCTGGCCAACGTAGCCGGAACAGATCTGGAACTCGACGAGGAAACGCAGCAGGATATCTTTGATCGCACCAAAAATGCGGCATATGAGATTATTAATGCCAAAGGAGCCACTTCCTATGCAATCGCACTTGCTTTGGATCGTATTGTAGCAGCCATTTTGGGCAACGAAGGATCGGTCCTGAACGTATCTACACTGCTGGAGGACTACAATGGGGTCTCCGATGTTTATCTCGGAGTTCCATGCGTGGTGGATCGTAACGGAGTGCGTGAAATATTGCCGCTTCCACTGAATGAGGCAGAGAAGGTCGCATTCCAGGCTTCTGCAAACAAATTAAAGGAACAGATTGAAGGATTGGAATAA
- a CDS encoding VPS10 domain-containing protein, with amino-acid sequence MRLQWTKIAQTALLSIGIAALLAACTDTGQTPVAEPPQEQDEIGNTGQTLTVVPPDNSTQTTTDTAEYQIQTRLTDFQLLNDNGGLAWGVTRNALRLYYTQDQGVTWTNISPSENVQFPANPQYGQSIYFVDRTHGWIVREGLGGTDTMVLRTNNGGVSWSLSSLSKTDKVTAISFVSPEKGWILTTMDTSIGKQDKKLYVTEDGGITWEEMSSSDEDDQPASAEIPTRGYTTGLTFSDPKHGFLTALEFGTPKLYITTDGGENWKTGPTFFDRNDFNGCGNFNIGSPQFFGREAKGAWMPLTCSSGDYTKFNGYFTDDGGKSWTLSTFGLNKQKGINRNLTPAFLNASEGWVVQSGTTYQTKDSGKSWKALPGSKVLDSILEDYPEIVKLQMVSSKLGWILVENTDTKRSLLLQTVDGGLQWKVL; translated from the coding sequence TTGCGTTTGCAATGGACCAAAATCGCGCAGACAGCATTGCTGTCTATAGGAATAGCTGCCCTACTGGCTGCCTGCACCGACACAGGTCAGACCCCGGTGGCAGAACCGCCCCAAGAGCAGGATGAGATCGGAAATACCGGACAGACATTAACGGTTGTTCCTCCTGATAACAGTACACAAACGACTACAGATACGGCGGAATACCAGATCCAGACACGTCTGACCGACTTCCAGCTGCTTAATGACAACGGAGGGTTAGCGTGGGGTGTTACGAGAAACGCACTGCGTTTATATTACACTCAGGATCAGGGCGTAACCTGGACGAATATTTCTCCTTCGGAGAATGTGCAATTTCCGGCCAACCCGCAGTATGGGCAAAGCATTTATTTTGTGGATCGTACCCATGGATGGATCGTTCGTGAAGGGTTGGGCGGAACCGATACGATGGTCTTGCGCACCAATAATGGGGGAGTAAGCTGGAGCTTGTCTTCCTTGTCCAAGACGGACAAGGTTACTGCCATATCCTTTGTATCCCCGGAGAAAGGCTGGATTCTGACTACGATGGATACCTCCATTGGGAAGCAGGATAAAAAGCTGTATGTTACCGAGGATGGAGGCATCACCTGGGAGGAGATGTCATCCAGTGATGAGGACGATCAGCCGGCTTCAGCCGAGATTCCAACACGCGGATATACAACAGGCCTGACTTTTTCAGATCCGAAACACGGCTTCTTGACAGCCCTTGAATTTGGAACCCCGAAGCTGTATATCACGACAGATGGCGGAGAGAATTGGAAGACTGGACCGACATTTTTTGACCGGAATGACTTTAATGGGTGTGGCAATTTCAACATTGGTTCACCTCAGTTTTTTGGTCGGGAAGCGAAGGGGGCTTGGATGCCTTTAACCTGTTCCAGCGGAGATTATACCAAGTTCAACGGATACTTCACAGATGACGGAGGTAAGAGCTGGACGTTATCGACTTTCGGCCTGAACAAGCAGAAGGGAATCAATCGTAACCTGACTCCCGCTTTCCTGAATGCTTCAGAAGGTTGGGTAGTTCAGTCGGGCACGACATACCAAACGAAGGATTCGGGTAAAAGCTGGAAGGCACTTCCGGGCAGTAAAGTCCTGGACAGTATTCTGGAGGATTATCCGGAGATTGTGAAGCTGCAGATGGTTTCCTCGAAGCTCGGCTGGATATTGGTAGAGAATACGGATACCAAGAGATCCTTGCTCCTGCAGACTGTGGATGGTGGTTTGCAGTGGAAAGTACTGTAG
- a CDS encoding DUF2500 domain-containing protein: MGIESSWMFDFFGTVFPVVFVLIIGIVLLSVGKEVWRWGRNNTQPLLTVPSRITGRRMQISQSQAEPGSSARTLYYITFEVESGDRLEFKVNGEEYGLCSEGDEGRLSFKGTRYIGFERYNRLYSERVRG; encoded by the coding sequence ATGGGCATTGAATCATCCTGGATGTTTGATTTTTTCGGAACCGTCTTTCCAGTCGTATTTGTTCTGATTATAGGTATTGTTCTTCTGTCTGTGGGGAAAGAAGTATGGAGATGGGGGCGCAACAACACACAGCCTCTGCTTACCGTGCCTTCACGAATAACGGGCAGAAGGATGCAGATCAGTCAGTCGCAAGCTGAACCAGGCAGTTCAGCCCGTACGCTGTATTACATTACCTTTGAAGTAGAGAGCGGGGACCGGCTCGAGTTCAAGGTGAACGGAGAAGAGTACGGATTGTGCTCCGAAGGAGATGAAGGCCGTCTTTCCTTCAAGGGAACACGGTATATAGGCTTTGAGCGCTACAACCGCCTGTATTCAGAACGTGTACGCGGATAA
- a CDS encoding SDR family NAD(P)-dependent oxidoreductase: protein MSFTDQVVVVTGAAQGIGRSVAEAYAVAGAKVVLADYQEAEGAAAAASIRNEGGEAIFVQCDVRKEQDITNLINTTIEEFKQINILVNNAGVSRWKSPYELTLEEWDDVLNTNVRSCFLASREAAKHMKQNEHGGAIVNMASTRAFMSEPETEAYAASKGAIVALTHAMAVSLGKDGIRVNCISPGWIETGNVDELKPEDHEQHPAGRVGVPSDISRACLYLSDPSNTFVTGTNLMIDGGMTRKMIYED, encoded by the coding sequence ATGTCATTTACAGATCAAGTTGTCGTTGTTACGGGAGCAGCTCAGGGGATCGGACGCAGCGTTGCCGAAGCTTACGCAGTTGCTGGTGCCAAGGTTGTACTTGCCGATTATCAGGAGGCGGAAGGCGCCGCAGCTGCTGCTTCGATTCGCAATGAAGGCGGTGAAGCCATTTTCGTTCAGTGCGATGTTCGCAAGGAGCAGGATATCACGAATTTGATTAACACAACCATCGAAGAATTCAAACAGATCAACATCCTGGTGAACAATGCCGGTGTATCCAGGTGGAAGTCTCCCTACGAGCTGACCTTGGAGGAATGGGACGATGTGCTTAATACGAATGTAAGAAGCTGCTTTCTTGCGAGCCGTGAAGCGGCCAAACATATGAAACAAAATGAACATGGAGGCGCTATCGTCAATATGGCATCGACACGTGCGTTTATGTCTGAACCGGAGACAGAGGCCTATGCAGCGTCCAAAGGAGCCATTGTGGCCCTGACACATGCGATGGCGGTCTCACTTGGCAAGGACGGTATTCGGGTCAATTGTATCAGTCCGGGATGGATTGAGACAGGAAATGTGGACGAATTGAAGCCGGAAGATCACGAACAGCATCCTGCAGGACGAGTAGGCGTGCCTTCGGATATCTCCCGCGCATGTTTATATTTGTCGGATCCAAGCAATACCTTTGTCACTGGGACCAATCTGATGATTGATGGGGGCATGACTCGAAAAATGATATATGAGGACTAG
- a CDS encoding cell wall hydrolase — MAVIKANSEDVKLLARLMRAEAEGDGEQGMLLVGNVGVNRVLVDCLDFGDIRDINRMVFQNPGGFESTQKGYFYQRARQSEIRLAQRVINGERIWPASNALWFFRPVGDCPPTWYNQQNTGRFKAHCFFSPTGEDCPEVY, encoded by the coding sequence ATGGCTGTTATTAAAGCCAACTCAGAAGACGTCAAGCTGCTGGCAAGACTGATGAGGGCAGAGGCTGAAGGTGACGGCGAACAGGGCATGCTGCTCGTAGGTAATGTGGGTGTGAACCGGGTGCTTGTAGACTGTTTGGATTTTGGGGACATTCGTGATATTAACCGCATGGTATTCCAGAATCCCGGTGGGTTCGAATCAACCCAAAAAGGCTATTTCTATCAGCGGGCAAGACAATCCGAGATTCGCTTGGCACAACGTGTAATTAATGGGGAACGCATCTGGCCGGCCAGCAATGCCCTGTGGTTTTTCAGACCTGTGGGGGACTGTCCTCCAACCTGGTATAACCAGCAAAATACGGGCCGTTTCAAAGCGCACTGTTTCTTCAGTCCGACTGGTGAAGATTGTCCGGAAGTTTATTAA
- the gerQ gene encoding spore coat protein GerQ, producing the protein MINQPYQPTTQALGQQANSQVQGTSYKIGNGAPSMSPTPGMVSPSMVSPSMVSPSSTSVPPLVSSGSPMTPTGGVVTTTAPQFEQSYIENILRLNLGKFGTFYMTYEGNKEWNARIFQGIIEAAGRDHIIISDPKTGRRIMLLMVNFDYATFDEPLLYQYPGVVGNYPQAPSRF; encoded by the coding sequence ATGATTAATCAACCTTATCAACCAACAACACAGGCACTGGGTCAACAAGCCAACTCGCAAGTTCAAGGAACATCCTATAAAATCGGTAATGGCGCGCCTTCGATGTCCCCAACACCAGGCATGGTTTCTCCAAGTATGGTTTCACCAAGCATGGTATCTCCAAGCTCCACAAGCGTACCACCGCTTGTATCCAGCGGCAGTCCAATGACGCCAACAGGTGGAGTTGTAACGACAACTGCGCCGCAGTTTGAACAATCATACATCGAAAATATTCTGCGCCTGAACCTCGGCAAATTTGGTACATTCTACATGACATATGAAGGTAACAAAGAATGGAATGCTCGCATTTTCCAAGGAATTATTGAAGCTGCGGGCCGTGATCACATCATTATCAGCGATCCTAAGACAGGAAGACGTATTATGCTGTTAATGGTTAACTTCGATTATGCTACATTTGATGAGCCATTGTTGTACCAATATCCGGGCGTTGTCGGAAACTATCCTCAAGCTCCAAGCAGATTCTAA